In one Plasmodium malariae genome assembly, contig: PmUG01_00_12, whole genome shotgun sequence genomic region, the following are encoded:
- the PmUG01_00028500 gene encoding fam-m protein: MNQKIMLFLFIKISTFILLTWVYDFYSELSTFNKIIDKNYNLSKKLDTRNYRLLAKYKLNSHSNNMCLKEIFEDNEENKQRDLSNNEKWIKEKNKQSSRNLLNKAQYYIEVIDYNNGMFDGKHFHFQKKWVKKRDFDTFIAKKKRIGDISLKKIKFRSYKFGFVIFFIFFLLGIGLPVSSAFNFSDGSDVGNTILSFLQSKLGLGSNGNAYILLFAVTFIMLAVLIIIAIYKILNNNEKYQKIKLMME, from the exons atgaatcaaaaaattatgttattcctatttataaagatttctacatttatacttttaacaTGGGTATACGATTTTTACAGTGAGCTg agtacatttaacaaaattatcgATAAAAACTATAATCttagtaaaaaattagatacaAGAAATTATCGATTACTGGCAAAATATAAGCTGAATAGTCATTCAAATAATATgtgtttaaaagaaatatttgaggataatgaagaaaataaacaaagagatttatctaataatgaaaagtggataaaagagaaaaacaaaCAATCAAGcagaaatttattaaataaggcTCAATACTATATAGAAGttatagattataataatggaatgtttgatggaaaacattttcattttcaaaagaaatgggtaaaaaaaagggatTTTGATACTTTTATTGCAAAGAAGAAGAGGATTGGtgatatatctttaaaaaaaataaaatttagaagtTATAAATTTggatttgttatattttttattttttttctattggGAATAGGATTACCGGTATCCAGtgcatttaatttttcggATGGTAGTGACGTAGGAAATactattttatcttttcttcAAAGTAAGCTCGGTTTAGGTAGTAATGGAaatgcttatatattattatttgcagTAACATTCATTATGTTAGCAGTCTTGATTATAATAGCTATTTATAAGatcttaaataataatgaaaaatatcaaaaaattaagttgatGATGGAGTAA